The Thioalkalivibrio thiocyanodenitrificans ARhD 1 genome window below encodes:
- the aceB gene encoding malate synthase A has translation MPNYSDAVAFNGPIEGFEDLLTPEAVEFLVSLHDRFAERVEALLQARRERQARFDAGELPDFLPETREIRESDWTVARIPEDLLDRRVEITGPTDRKMLINALNSGAKCFMACLEDAHSPTWRNCLEGQVNLRDAVNRTIDFTSPEGKDYRLNDDTAVLIVRPRGWHLPEKHMAVNGKPIPGALFDFGLYFFHNARNLIDRGTGPYFYLPKMQAHQEARLWNDVFEFAQQALGIPSGTIKATVLIETLPAVFELDEILWELKDHMAGLNCGRWDYIFSYIKTFRRHPDRILPDRGLVGMTVPFMRAYSLLVIKTCHRRGAFAMGGMAAQIPVRGDEDANREAFDKVRADKEREVKDGHDGTWVAHPGLVPVAMEVFDRHMPDANQLARQRPDVDADRDTLIRPAEGAITEAGLRNNINVGIQYMAAWLGGRGAVPIHNLMEDAATAEISRCQVWQWIRHPGGVLDDGRRVTLAMVEQLIPEELETIRKEVGNEAFESGHYKLAAKLFEDITSAEELVDFLTLVAYQHLE, from the coding sequence GTGGAAGCCCTGCTGCAGGCGCGCCGCGAGCGCCAGGCCCGCTTCGACGCAGGCGAATTGCCGGACTTCCTCCCGGAGACCCGCGAGATCCGCGAGTCCGACTGGACCGTGGCGCGCATCCCCGAGGACCTCCTTGACCGGCGCGTGGAGATCACCGGCCCCACCGACCGCAAGATGCTGATCAACGCGCTCAACAGCGGCGCGAAATGCTTCATGGCATGCCTGGAGGATGCCCATTCCCCCACGTGGCGCAACTGTCTCGAGGGGCAGGTCAATCTGCGCGATGCGGTCAACCGCACCATCGACTTCACATCGCCGGAAGGCAAGGACTACCGCCTCAACGACGATACCGCCGTGCTGATCGTGCGCCCCCGCGGCTGGCACCTGCCGGAAAAGCACATGGCCGTGAACGGCAAACCCATCCCGGGCGCCCTGTTCGACTTCGGCCTGTACTTCTTCCACAACGCTCGCAACCTGATCGACCGGGGCACCGGTCCCTACTTCTACCTGCCCAAGATGCAGGCGCACCAGGAGGCTCGGCTCTGGAACGATGTCTTCGAGTTCGCGCAGCAGGCACTGGGCATTCCCTCGGGCACCATCAAGGCCACGGTGCTGATCGAAACCCTGCCGGCGGTGTTCGAACTGGACGAGATCCTGTGGGAACTCAAGGACCACATGGCCGGCCTCAACTGCGGGCGGTGGGATTACATCTTCAGTTACATCAAGACATTCCGGAGGCACCCGGACCGCATCCTGCCGGATCGGGGACTGGTCGGCATGACCGTGCCGTTCATGCGCGCCTACTCCCTGCTGGTGATCAAGACCTGCCATCGCCGCGGCGCTTTCGCCATGGGCGGCATGGCCGCCCAGATTCCGGTGCGCGGTGACGAGGACGCCAATCGGGAGGCCTTCGACAAGGTACGCGCCGACAAGGAGCGGGAGGTGAAGGACGGCCACGACGGCACCTGGGTGGCGCACCCGGGCCTGGTGCCCGTGGCCATGGAGGTGTTCGACAGGCACATGCCGGACGCCAACCAATTGGCGCGCCAGCGGCCTGACGTGGACGCCGACCGGGACACGCTGATCAGACCGGCCGAGGGCGCCATCACCGAGGCCGGGCTGCGCAACAACATCAACGTCGGCATCCAGTACATGGCCGCCTGGCTGGGCGGACGCGGCGCCGTGCCCATTCACAACCTCATGGAGGACGCCGCCACCGCCGAGATCTCCCGCTGCCAGGTCTGGCAGTGGATCCGCCACCCCGGCGGCGTGCTGGACGACGGGCGCCGGGTGACGCTGGCGATGGTGGAACAGCTCATCCCCGAGGAGTTGGAAACGATCCGCAAGGAGGTGGGCAACGAGGCCTTCGAGTCAGGCCACTACAAGCTGGCCGCGAAACTGTTCGAGGACATCACGAGTGCGGAGGAGCTGGTGGATTTCCTCACCCTGGTGGCATACCAGCATTTGGAGTGA
- the rraA gene encoding ribonuclease E activity regulator RraA: MEPASYGLTATADLCDSHGEAARVCEIPFRDFGGVTAFSGPAATIRCFEDNTQVRTVLETGGHGRVLVVDAGGSPRCAMLGDNLAQLALDNGWAGVVMYGCVRDAAVLSTLPLGVKALGTHPRRSEKRGGGEVDVPVAFGGVTFTPGERVFADEDGVIVLQGEG, encoded by the coding sequence ATGGAACCCGCATCCTATGGACTGACCGCGACCGCGGATCTGTGCGATTCCCACGGGGAGGCGGCCCGTGTCTGTGAGATACCGTTCAGGGATTTCGGCGGTGTCACCGCTTTCTCCGGACCCGCCGCCACCATCCGCTGCTTCGAGGACAACACGCAGGTGCGCACGGTCCTCGAGACCGGGGGCCATGGCCGGGTGCTGGTGGTGGATGCCGGCGGCTCACCGCGTTGCGCCATGCTCGGCGACAACCTCGCCCAGCTGGCCCTGGATAACGGCTGGGCGGGCGTGGTGATGTACGGCTGCGTGCGTGATGCGGCCGTGCTCTCGACGCTGCCCCTGGGCGTGAAGGCGCTCGGCACCCATCCGCGCAGGAGCGAAAAGCGGGGCGGCGGTGAGGTGGACGTACCGGTTGCCTTCGGCGGCGTCACGTTCACGCCGGGCGAGCGGGTGTTCGCGGACGAGGACGGGGTGATTGTTTTGCAGGGTGAGGGGTGA